One region of Oncorhynchus mykiss isolate Arlee chromosome 8, USDA_OmykA_1.1, whole genome shotgun sequence genomic DNA includes:
- the LOC110530110 gene encoding prostaglandin E2 receptor EP4 subtype-like — MFSCKDTAWWESECFLEVKAVKLFCFSFNLRMMNYSVNDNDSNISELLQPLCVTYNHSTFPPLRLESKSLVTSATMFAVGVLGNLIAIVVLCISKKEQKETTFYTLVVGMAITDLLGTSFTSPVVIATYIVQRWLGGELLCDLFSFSMLFFGSAGMSILCAMAVERYLAINYAYFYSQYIDRTMARFALMGIYLANIVLCIMPSFGFGKHMRHFPGTWCFLDWRATDPLAASYSFLYGGFMLLLIAVTVLCNFAVCLSLVRMSQKTRIVRAKVSAHGGSLRGFLPSVTSLSAAEIQMFWLLIFMTIVFLVCSIPLVVRIFVNQLYGPAYICAGVKPDYRSDLTAIRFASFNPILDPWVYILCRKNLFFKGCERMKNTVGKVKAGPGPNLVCLGTGSQHSHLSFECTNETSYVSLYTTNYRNELENQVSTNSKSFTDFTMRQAWDFDTARDNFHPFSVEQTAVLSFQAELAVVSKPAMIASMLGGSKALPAKCAPAGLHRHVSKVDIVTCTFSTPSSCHTEECL, encoded by the exons ATGTTCTCTTGTAAAGATACTGCATGGTGGGAAAGTGAATGTTTCTTAGAAGTTAAAGCTGTCAAGCTATTTTGTTTCAgttttaatttaagaatgatgaattATTCCGTCAATGACAATGACTCGAACATTTCAGAACTACTCCAACCGCTCTGTGTCACCTACAACCACAGCACTTTCCCACCTCTGCGACTGGAATCCAAATCCCTGGTCACTTCAGCCACTATGTTCGCCGTTGGAGTCCTGGGGAACCTCATTGCCATTGTTGTGTTGTGCATCTCTAAGAAAGAACAGAAGGAGACCACTTTCTATACGCTGGTTGTTGGAATGGCTATCACGGACCTGTTGGGCACCAGTTTCACCAGCCCGGTGGTTATCGCCACCTACATAGTCCAGAGATGGCTCGGCGGAGAACTACTGTGCGATTTATTCTCCTTCTCTATGCTCTTTTTCGGCTCGGCTGGAATGTCCATCCTGTGCGCCATGGCAGTTGAACGATACTTGGCTATAAACTACGCATACTTTTACTCTCAATATATTGACCGGACAATGGCGCGTTTCGCGCTCATGGGCATCTACCTGGCCAACATTGTGTTGTGCATCATGCCCAGTTTTGGGTTCGGGAAGCACATGCGCCACTTTCCGGGTACTTGGTGTTTCTTGGACTGGAGGGCGACGGACCCCCTCGCCGCCTCGTATTCGTTTCTTTACGGTGGGTTCATGTTGCTGTTGATTGCGGTGACAGTTCTGTGCAACTTCGCAGTGTGTCTGTCACTTGTGAGGATGAGCCAGAAGACGCGGATAGTGAGAGCGAAAGTGTCCGCGCACGGTGGCTCACTGCGCGGGTTCCTGCCCTCTGTCACCAGCCTGTCCGCGGCTGAGATCCAAATGTTCTGGCTGCTAATATTTATGACCATCGTTTTCCTGGTGTGCTCCATTCCTTTAGTG GTGCGCATCTTTGTAAACCAGCTGTATGGTCCTGCCTACATCTGTGCTGGAGTGAAACCGGATTACCGGAGTGATCTGACGGCCATCCGCTTTGCCTCTTTCAACCCCATTCTGGACCCCTGGGTCTACATCCTCTGTCGGAAGAACCTGTTttttaagggctgtgagaggatgAAGAATACAGTTGGAAAAGTCAAGGCGGGGCCCGGGCCTAATTTAGTCTGTCTTGGCACTGGCAGTCAACATTCACACCTGTCATTTGAATGCACTAACGAGACCAGTTATGTGTCATTATACACAACCAACTACAGAAATGAATTAGAGAACCAGGTTAGCACCAATAGTAAATCGTTTACAGACTTTACCATGCGACAAGCCTGGGACTTTGACACAGCGCGGGATAACTTCCATCCGTTTAGTGTCGAACAAACTGCCGTGCTCAGCTTCCAGGCGGAACTTGCTGTGGTGTCCAAACCGGCCATGATTGCGTCAATGCTCGGAGGCAGTAAAGCGCTTCCGGCGAAGTGCGCACCAGCAGGTCTCCATAGGCATGTTAGTAAAGTGGACATAGTCACCTGTACCTTCAGCACACCTAGCTCCTGTCATACGGAGGAGTGCCTCTGA